Proteins encoded together in one Dermacentor variabilis isolate Ectoservices chromosome 2, ASM5094787v1, whole genome shotgun sequence window:
- the LOC142573045 gene encoding uncharacterized protein LOC142573045, whose protein sequence is MMLSAEASSLCSDELLIEEVRQRPILYDQRLKSYRDKQLQNDAWLEIASALKQSVAELQHRWNCLRQKFLRLRKTYAKSGSGAADVAKSWLLMPHLMFLADAIQHRSLARQDASAALSLGHSVESASDSASSVAGLCRTFYIDSTQDASVPDEVLQVLSTPDASSNPSSEVDSRPVTIAPGTSSVCSDKSYAPPNNTNKPAKRKQKDLDDLMITTLAANRQRLNELTTAAASVDEDEHFLLSLKGLLGKVDGRKKEHIKLQIYSLLVEAAYPPHAAEP, encoded by the exons ATGATGCTAAGTGCGGAAGCTTCTTCGCTGTGCAGCGATGAATTACTAATTGAAGAAGTGCGACAGAGGCCGATACTGTATGACCAGCGCCTGAAAAGTTACCGTGACAAGCAACTGCAAAACGACGCCTGGTTGGAGATAGCGAGCGCATTGAAACAAAGCG TGGCAGAGTTGCAGCATCGCTGGAATTGTCTTCGACAGAAGTTCCTTCGACTGCGAAAGACATACGCCAAGTCTGGCAGTGGCGCAGCGGACGTTGCTAAATCATGGCTATTGATGCCCCATCTCATGTTCCTGGCAGACGCTATACAACATCGAAG TCTGGCGAGACAAGATGCCTCAGCTGCTCTGTCTCTAGGTCACTCAGTCGAGTCAGCCAGTGACTCAGCATCGTCGGTGGCGGGTTTGTGCCGCACATTCTACATTGACAGCACACAAGATGCATCAGTTCCTGACGAGGTGCTTCAAGTTTTGTCCACTCCAGACGCTTCGTCGAACCCAAGCAGCGAGGTGGACTCACGGCCTGTCACCATCGCACCAGGGACATCATCAGTGTGTTCAGACAAAAGTTATGCACCACCTAATAACACAAACAAGcctgcgaaaagaaaacaaaaagaccTAGATGATTTGATGATCACGACACTTGCCGCCAATCGCCAGCGACTGAATGAATTGACGACAGCTGCAGCATCAGTAGATGAGGATGAACATTTTCTGTTGAGCTTGAAAGGTCTTTTAGGTAAAGTAGATGGCCGCAAGAAGGAGCACATCAAGCTGCAGATTTATAGCCTATTAGTTGAGGCAGCATACCCTCCACATGCTGCAGAGCCGTGA